acacactagacaaAACAAATGCTATATTAGCCGTGTGTCTGcgtatgtgtgtctgtctgcttgCGGGCCAGCAGATGGAGAGGACCTGGTTGAGAACAGGCTGACTGTTGGCATGGTAACAACGAGGTCTGGACTGCGTGCTTGGAATATTTAAACACTACGCATGCACCTAAAGCGTAtttttccctctgtctctctgggtgcttgtgtgtgtgtgtgtgtgtttgagaagaaTAATTTTGCATATTAGCAAGAATAATATCCATCTCTCCGCTCAACAGCGTGTGTAGGAATGAGTTTAAAAACCCTGAGACGTACTGAAAATGATCCTTGACATACATCTGCTGTCGTTTGCTATAGCTCGCTAGTTTATTCTCGTTTCTCAGGATGAATTAGATGAATAAGTTACTGATGACTTCAtggtaacttgaaaatatcataaCTCGAGACATGTCCttgcctacccaggagtcttaaagaacggtgatcagtatggggtagtgtaCCGGAGGCAAACCTCCAACGCAACACGCATTTCATCTTGacgtcttttctttactcagatgtAAAACCGAAAAAAAAGACCACtggaaaaatcatttttaagcactaaacatttgttttactgattctCCAAGTcacaaatcagcaccaaaatccgccatgataaacacatccggcaattaaaaccatccgtgtggaaacatagcaaaagttcagttcggtgtcctgatgatttacccaatttaaaacatcaaaattactttaaaacatttacaagaatattttgtcctcatgTTGAGTTTAGTTTCACTGATActatgaatatgtgtgtgtgtgtgtgtgtgtgtgtgtgtgtgtgtgtgtgtgtgtgtgtgccagctCACGAGTGGAGACGAGgtaaaattgggctttgaaacaaCGAAAACACGGAAAAACTATACGCTCTAACACCTAAACAACCGAACTCTGTTGACCGCTGCCATAATTGTACAGCCCCCTGGAGCAGaaagggttgagggccttgctcaagggcccaacagtagcagcttggcaGTACAGGTAGTCCTAATGCTACTATGGTTCAACTTACTATTTGTCAATCTTACGATAGAGGTACGAATAAATTGTAACTTGTGCAATGTCTCCTGCTCCGGATGAACTCCCTTTGGCTCAGGAAACTGAATTATGAGTGCTCAGGGAGCAGGTTTTTCCCAAAAGGGACATAATTTGAAAGCTAGGCGCATTCAAATGAAAAATAGCTTGCCTGGACTTCTGATTAGAACGCAGTGATATGATGTGTTAGCGAAACCATGACGTGCTAACAGTGTGGTTTGTTATGTAGGTACGTGTTGGataatgctttttatttgtgtgtacgagtgtgtgtgtgtgttagcagacAACTGCTAATCCaataaagatttgtttttaaattagcTTGCTGCTGCTAATCCTTAGGCATGACTTTGTTGTCCTCACCCTGAGGACAACAGTGTGTTAATTCGCATGTTTGATCGCCAGCATCTGccaggctgtttttttttattgtgaccTCGGGCAACCATTTACACAGCggacatagtgtgtgtgtgtgtgtgtgtgtgtgtgtgtagatcaaaGTCTATAATATAGGCAGAGACAGACAGCAGTGAtgattaaaaaagagagagacagaggtgGAAATGACAGTAATATATGGAAATGAAATCTAAAGTTGAGTGTGCGactccaccaccacacacacacacacacacacacacacacacccttcctGGGTCAGTGAGCTTCATTACTGCAGTCTCCACAATCTGCTGCTGCATCTATAATTACACGGCCTAATCCGATTGGCCGAGGGTGATGAGGACGTAATGAATGAGTAATGAGCAGATTAGTGTCGTAATGTAATATTATGGGATGGGTCAGGAAGGGATCAACGGCGATATGTGCTCGATCACGAAGggcaaaacatatttatttttattcttttccagAAAAACCACACATCTGGAACGTTCTAGAACAGCGCAGGTGATAAGGAAGCGCATAAGGCGGTCTTTTTGCTCTCCGCAGAAGGCCGGAGATGAAAAGATGAATACGCTAGATCCGGATCTCAGCTTTTCCTGATATTGATATCTAAATTTGTTAAAAACATCTCTGAAGGCACAGCTCATggcttaaaatattttgtcgagattttttatattttagatcaAATTCTCCTTTATCACATGCGATACAGTTCTCTTTTTATGTTTCCCGTAATACCCAGGGACAGTTTGCAGAGTAGCAACCCTGTATGCTTCCACCACCGCATTTTACTGGGctcaaacatacatacacacatacacctagTCATGAGAGACCCGTGTTCATTTTGTATCTATTCAACAAACAAGGGTCATTTTACAGTATCAATTTACACCAAACTGTCACCTTACAGTAGGTTCTGAATGAAATACATGGCGCTTTTATTTATTGGAACCCACTTCACTGCACAAGACGATGAGATGCGTTATATAGAGAgcaaacagacgtctggagtgatatctctTATgaaacgacctgcccagtcaccgcacctaaatcctattggaCTTctctggaatgaactggatCGCAAGAAATCTCACGTGCAAGTTTTCCAAGAGAGAATGTTCAGAGAAACGAACTGTCTGAATGCCGAGAGCGTGTAAAGCTGTAAAGCTTCCTGTCTCGATCACATGACCCGGTtcgttgcatagaaacaaaaaaggaacGTCAATGCGTCTCTctaaaaccataaaagactcgGCGTTTCCAAGCACGATGAGACGAATTCTTCCCAAGAATTCCAATAATGTTTAGTCTGACAACAGGGTGGAAAAGAATAGAACAGCCTTCATTTGTCACttaaacattacagcacagtgaaattctttccaagtttatttctatggcacttttcacaatggaccaAAGCGGCTTTACAGAACTTCAGAATTAAAGGGAACAATGTGCGTTTAATCTTtgatgatgaagcctgggggcgactgttgcaaggaaaaactcccttagatgttacgaggaagaaaccttaagaggaaccattCAAAAgaggaactcatcctcatctggccGATtttaagagtgtgattattgagtttaaaaacaatacagaacaccggagagtgagaactaacatgagcgtGATTAAGAGTCCTTTCcagtcagttgacgttgtggaaccagAAGCTATTGAgcaaatagctcaacatctgataCCAACTACTCCATGCACGAGCCTTTAACcattcaaagaggtccaatgggGTCAGAAGTAATACAgcaccccctggagcacagagggttaagggccttactcaggagCCCAAGAGCGGCTGCTTGGCGaaaccagggcttgaacccccaaccctCTGATCAGTATCATtgagtcttaaccactgagctaccactcccctgaCATTGTTCCAAAAGtccttatttataaatatactgtatatacttgatttttatttgcaaCCCTCTGTGTAAAATTCAGAGAATGTTCTCTAGGAAAATAACCTCCAACCATCCCACCACCGGTTATCCAGTCACAAAGATCACACCGTTTCTCCAATCTGATGTTTGACTGTAGTGTgtattcctaataaagtggacaccGAGGGtctattttatgtattaatttCTTCTGCAATCAGTCTGGCAGCCCGAGTGCTATACAGTTACaccattcagtgtgtgtgtatgtgtttgcgCATACTTAAGCGTTAAGTGAGCGTTGTAGTAAGTGTATGGCCTTCGATGAAACAtgcctcaacacacacacacacacacacacacacacacacacactccatgtgTATGAGATTGTTGAGTTGGCTCACACTTCGTGTTCCAGTCACCTCGGTCTAACAGGCTGTGCTGCCGTGGTAACTGGGAAAAGTGTTCATGTGAGAGGAAAAgaggtgggaaaacacacacaggcactaaacacacacacattttactgtCCTGGTGAGCACCCTTGTCTttgtaggagtgtgtgttttgtcttctcTCCCATGTCTACgtgcgctgtgtgtgtgtgttgaaagaaaaacacaatgcGACTAAGAGTCAAtagagaaaaacacacagcGCAGACTTTTTTTGCTTAAATGTCAAAAGGAGGCGACGAAAGCAGGGAAGGTGCGAGAGGCTCAGCGAGACTGATGCGGTGTTGGAGAGACtgaaagagaagaaactgatccAAGAGACCAGAAACCATGAGAGAGTTGCATTTTACTCAGGTGtactttattacacacacacacacacacacacacacacacacacaaaaaggccCCTATCCTTCGCTCTGCCGCAGCGGTGCCTCCTGTTTCCTCCGAAAACTCTCCCAGTGGGCGGGATCTTCTTCGGAGAGGGGCGTGGCCTCCGCGATCAGCTCTCTGAAGCTCAGAACAGTGAACCCATGCGGCGTGGCCTCTCGGGGTGTCCCAGCATCCTGTGAGAATGTAGAAAAATTCCCATGTGAACCAGAACTCTGAAGTCTGCGAACAGCACGTACGCTCGCTTCCTTCACTCACGTTCGGGACGCCGTTGTCGGGTTTTCCCAGCGCCACCGCGACGTGATGGTGCTCGTCCAGCAAACACTCCTGCATAGGACGGGAGAGATTGGGGGGGTCACAGAAGGGTTCGAGAAACAACAAACTAAACCCTGATGGTCCTTTTGAGTGGGTGGTCATCAACAAAAATTGAGATCGGACACTGAAACGGGATACGATTTGCTTCAATTGTATGTTTTAACAGACTTTAAATCCAATTATAGCTTTAATTTTTAAAACGGGGAGCAAAATTACATGGTGAATGTCGGTTGCATAAGTATTCGCCCCCATGTGCCAACAATATTTTGAAGTATATCAATTGAAATGGCAAAAACGGTATCAACTTTACGGCGTGTGGAATAACGGAATGGATGTAGATATAAATTGCTGATGGTGCTGAATGTTGGCATCGTCGAAGACGCACCGAGAAATGAGATTAGGAATGAAAcgtaatagaaaaaaacaaagattgagatagagagatagagggatggGATGTGGACATGCTCCACGTCAGACGGAGAGGAGTTTCGCAGCGGGACACGGATGAAAATAAAGCTGATGTTTTCACTGGTTTTCATGAGAGACGATTTCAAAGGGTGCAGCTCGTCACGTTCACACGACCTttccctctttcctctctctttcttttcctctctcacacagataaaaaaataaataaatgacagaaaCAAAGTGCAGTTGATGGTCTGggaaagtgtgagtgtgtgtgtgctgtcctTCAAGCTTCAAAACTGGATAATATgcctcattaatattcatgagcTGTCACAAAGGGGGCAGGGCCATGAAATGATTGACAGCCCCAGTAGTGGCACAGAGTGCAGGGGGAAATAAAATACCAAAGACTGGCACAAATTTCTCACGCTCTGGATAAAAGGACAGTGTTCTACCTCATTCATCAAGTCTTATCAgggtctctgtgtctctcaacACGTTTTCAATCATctcttatcacacacacacacacatgcttttccAGTCTTCTCACCTCGAATATCCAgtcctcatcttcctcctcgTCCAGGTGCATTCTGGTCTCACAGGAGACACGTCCCTCCTCCATTCGAATGGCGCGATATGAAACTCCGCCCTCTGCAGGTTGAAGCCGAGGCCTGAGCCAATCGCTTTAATGAAGCTCTCCTTCAGAgcctaagacacacacacacacacacacacacacacactgtctgatcAATAGCTTggtatgcatgtgtatgtgtgtgtgtgtgtgccagatgACACCACACTCCCATCCCTGAGTCAAGTGTGAAAGTGATGAAATTACATGACCATGGCAACAGTGATCAGCATGAAAACAATCAGCCTGTAACTCATTtttggatcacacacacacacacacacacacacacacacacacacacacacacacatctcccaAGTTGTCTCCACATCTTGTCATTCTTTTATTCTGTCGCAAAAAAATTGCTCCCTTAATGCGTAGTTGTATTCCAACACTCACTCATGTGTAAGTGTGGTGTTTTTCTCGTACGCATGTTTTCCTTCATCGTTTCTTACACAATAAAACCGTTCAGCTTCGTTTACTAAAAAATCCCCCTCCTGGAACACAGCAATGGATTTACACTGACACCGTGTGGCCACTAGTGGAACTGCACACAACTGCACTATCAAGAGCTGGAGATCTCTGATGGCAGGAAGACAGtagagacaaaagtattgggaggCCAGACTTTTTCATGCATATGGGGTTTTTGCCCCACAAACTACAGGAGGCAGTAGCAGgaaattctcccttcacttaaactaggagtcttccacctcacctccatcaatacctgactttcaacgcccttgttgctgaatgaaatCTAGActgaatattatataatatacatttcgATGTACTGAAGTGATTTGATGAtcagtataaatgtaaaaataatatttaaaatcaattttacTGAATCACACACTCAACGGCATTGATTTTGTCAGTCTTCCTCATTGCGCGTGTTGTTGCCATGGTTACCCAGTGTCTGTAGAAAAGGTGCAGCTGGTCCCATTCGGACTGTGCAGGACGTGATGGTGCACCATTCGAAATTGGTGAACTGGCGCTTCATGACGCGGAAGAACTCCGGCACAGAGCTGctgcctaacacacacacacacacacacacacacacacacacacgatcatcATCGTCAGGGTTTGCTTTCCTTAAAAGagatatagacaaatgtttgtatgtgtcctaagaacattccattccacaattagtccctATTTACTTATATAATTTCCACCACTCTttcaggaagatgttccactagattttggagtctgcttgtggagatttaggGGAGGAGCCTTGGAGtgatgttccaattcatcctaataGTTCATCCGAGTCGTTCGGGGGaggaaccacatgtggctggaaaagtcaggttttatttttaatcatacagTACAAAATTAGGGGAATGAGATCTGGCTTAaacgagaagaagaagaaacaaaaaataaaaaaaaaaaaaacacactgaggTCCTACCCTGACACCAAGTGGCGACCGCTGGAATTGCACGTTATAATAACGACCATTTTGTTctaaatattaatttcattttataataaacacagaCGAAGTTTCTTATAACCGTAAATGAAATGcgtataattaattattaaaattgctCATTTATATATTCAACATGGCTATTATTATTGCAAATTTTTAAATTGTCTTtctgtataaataatttttacaataatttcataaaaaaaaaaaatcataaatagaaTATCTTACATAGAATCaccgaagaaaaaaaaaaaaaagaaaaaaaagctcacTTGATGTAGAAAAAATATTCAGATTCATCTTTTAAGGTCTACTTTATTTCCAcacttaattaaaaacattttctctaattaaataataaaaaaaagtaaaaaaaaaaagagtgataCCTTAAAGTGATACCAGTCTGTgtaatgagtttaaatcccaacagACACTTACTGCTCTTTTTCTGTACCCGATGTAAAAGAaggtgtatgtgtatatggagAACAGTTTGTGGACGCCTGATCGAAGTGTGAAgatgtgtgagatttcattcaaccacaaaggtgatatgatggaggtgaggtgaggaggtctgggatgctgaagtgaagggaaaatgtcatgcaacCGCATCCATGGacattatatacagttgtgtacctccaactctGTGGTAAAATTGTGGGATAAGACCCTCATATGGCgtgaggtgtcccaatacttttgcccgtATAGATAAAAAATCATGATTGTTTACGAATGTTTTCTCTGACTATAATAATTTAATGCGCATTCGTACACAAATGCTACGTTTTGAGGCCTTTTTCTGAACCTCGTTATAGAAGCTATAAACagtctctccctccttctctctttatCAAGACCACCTCAGTTACAACGTACTGACGCTTCACACTCTTTAGACTcctttacttaaataaaagaaatcgaCACACATTTCTATGTAAAATAACACCATTTTAGAATCTCGTGAGTGTTACATTATTGTTACCATTCAGGTCTCTGTGAATGAGATTCGAGACATTGGTCCGTCTCAGTATCTCGTTGTGTTACCTGGTCTGGTGGTCTTCATCACGTCCACTCCCACCTGCCTCCCGGGTTCCGCCGCCAGCACGGCAAAGTCGCCCTGGTGAGAGACGTTGAAGCTCCAGGGGACGGAGCTTGTTCCGGGGGAAGGATGGGCCACGTAGGGCTTCCCTCTGCTCGTCCGGTCCAAGCGGAACTCGTCCCATGGGAGACCCGTCTTCACACACACCAGCTTCCTGATCAACAGACGGCCAGccttaacaaacacacacaaacactcaataCCACCTTActcaatagacagacagacaactcaacagatacagacagacaaacagacaaacagatagatagatagatagatagatagatagatagatagataggtagatagatagatagatagatagatagatagatagatagacacacacacagacacacagacagatagcgagacacagacagatcaacagacagacagacagacagacagatagatagaataaAGATGTCACCATGGCTGCTTTGGCGTCTTTGGTGAACATGAACTGCttgatcctctctctctcctcggGCTGAACGCAGCGCGCGGCCAGCATCCACTCCGCCCGGCTCGGGCTCCACGCGCCGAACCGGAACGCCCAGCGCGCGCCTTCCATGAGCCGCCACACAGTAGGGCTTCTCGAGCGTTCACGTATGTGTTCCCGTGTGTTCACGTCTACCGGCAGTAACACAGCATTACATCATCACCGAGTTCTGCACGCGATCATGCGTAACAGTTCTTCCTGAACAGCGGCGCTTAATAACAGGACATCACACGTGTCTgcaatgtttacatttaaaaaaatcacgtgACTCAATCCAGGTTTCCCCCAAAAATACAGTTGGATAGACGCACGTGTCTGTTAAGCATGCGCAGAATCAAACCCGGAAGCGTTTCTCGGCGAGTCCTTTTCTTCCATAGTAAACTGCCTTTAGGGCGCATTAGCGCCACCCACTGGATCGGAGCGTGGAATAACGATTTATAAATAAGAGTCTGTATTTCAAACAGAAGTCCTGTTAATCAAACGCATTCATCTGCATGTCTTGTTTCATGTTTTCctctaatatataataatatattgtactCTCAATACACTTTTCTATGTCAGGTCTAAGTACAGTCTGTATTTTTGGGGTCATTGTTCTGCTGCAAAATATATTCGGTTCCAATCAGACGCCTCTCTGATGGTACTGCATGATGGAGAAGTATCTATTTGTACTTTTGAGGACACCGTTAATCCTGACTAATTCTCCTCGCCCTGAATTTGCAAAGaacccaccaccatgcttcacttatTATTGTTCCGCTCTCCAGCCCTCTGGCAAACAACTAACCTCCACTACAgacaaatatttcagattttactCATCAATCCTgagcacctgctgccatttGTCTGCACTCAGTTCCTGTTTTTGTGTTGAGAATCTCTTAGAGGTGTTTCCATGTCTGGCATTATGGCTGcaattcttccatgaagacCATTTGTTTACATCAATCTTGCCATGTGTAGGACATGTGACATGAAACCGTCTTCCATGCCCTCACCTCAATACCATTTTGGCTGTTCACGCAGTCTGCAGGGCTAATGCTGCCAAATCACAACCCAATATAGCGGGTTACTTATATTTCATAAATTCTCGTCGCTGGGGAATTTGGTGTTAACTTGTGAGTCATTATGATATACAGTGATGGACAGTGACGAACTGAATGTATTTCGTTCCTGTACTTAAGTGGGGTTTTgccgtatctgtactttactgaagtatttccatatGGGGAGATTTTAACTTTTCCACATTTCAAAGTCAgatatcttactttttattactatatttttgcaaaatcagtgaGAAAAATTAAACTGGACAAACCAGGTCACCGATTGTTCTTGATTggatcggcgcttggtgtatctactgatcaccaacatacagttcagcatcagttcaacatccagcaaaacatttagagaggaaaaaatgatgaagaaactccagactcgaactcaccacaacacacgtgacctcatttacatgattttttttatatcatgatAATTTGATATTAGTGTTTGAGtcttaatattattctattaatagatcagtgagctcagagtcacattcgagtcttttttACATGAGCTgtgttgattaagtaaagattcttgtgataaaaaagataataggaacattatagttataataaatcatagcactttagatacttaagtacatttgaagacaaatacttttgtacttttccacaagtgaaagtttatagggaGCAGTAGCtctatttttacttaagtacatagCGCCATGGTTCATTCGCATTGAAGCAATAGTAAAGACACCGAAAACTGAATAATATGGCGATGCTTGCTTGGGGTAATTAACGTCAGGGTGAAAAGGAATGCCTTTTTAAACACTTAAGAAgcacaagaaaaaagaaaaagagatttttttatgttaagtGTTAAACTGGGCCTGAGTGAATTGTATATGAATTTGTTAATCtggtttatttctgtttttgtggGTATTTTTAAATGGCCAGGAACTTCATAGGCAAGtcccaaaagttttttttcaatCCCTGATTATACTAGCTACTACTAGCTACTAGCTAGACATTTTAGCGCACACTTAGCTAACTAGCCAAATGACATGATTACAATCAACAGAGACTTGAAACACAAGTACAACAACCAGACCAGGATTTTTCCTCAATAACCACCATCAACCACagcaaaatattgttttattattcaaaCTCTTCTTTATTTATATCTCTTGAGCAAACCAGAAAAGAAATCGAACGTGAAATGTAAAATGAGCCCAatgaacagaaaaaatacaatacGGCCATGTACACAACGTCCCAATATGCTTTTCATAGACCCATCTCCTCAGGATTTGGAAGCAGGAAAGTCGCCAGGCCTATTAGACGTCTACACTTGCAATAGACAACGCtaggagtgtgtaaagtgtaacCTTCAGTAGCTAAGACAATTTAGCTGAAATGAATTACAGCGTATTTTTATATGGCTGGCTAATCGTTGTAGCTCGGCTGCTAAAGACCAATTTACCATAAACTGACTAGGTAGTAAGCACATTTTTTGAGCGAGTTACCAGCGAATAAGCACTTCATTCAAGGTTTTAAACTTGTGTTTCACATCAAGAGAAAATATTTCAACCTAGCAGATGACATTTATAACAAAACCCATGAAGGAGTTTTGATCATTATTCAAGAGTCTGTAAGTTCATTTGAAAGAAATTGTAATCTGGGACAGTTTATTAGGGAAAACTGGACGCTTTTGAAAGATTTGACCACCCAAAAACAAATTGATTATCAGTATTAATAGTTAAGTGGGTCTTGATTTTCTGTTGCAGGATTTCACTGGGATGCAATGCAGTGTTCGTTCGGCTCG
The DNA window shown above is from Silurus meridionalis isolate SWU-2019-XX chromosome 12, ASM1480568v1, whole genome shotgun sequence and carries:
- the aasdhppt gene encoding LOW QUALITY PROTEIN: L-aminoadipate-semialdehyde dehydrogenase-phosphopantetheinyl transferase (The sequence of the model RefSeq protein was modified relative to this genomic sequence to represent the inferred CDS: inserted 1 base in 1 codon; deleted 1 base in 1 codon) encodes the protein MEGARWAFRFGAWSPSRAEWMLAARCVQPEERERIKQFMFTKDAKAAMAGRLLIRKLVCVKTGLPWDEFRLDRTSRGKPYVAHPSPGTSSVPWSFNVSHQGDFAVLAAEPGRQVGVDVMKTTRPGSSSVPEFFRVMKRQFTNFEWCTIRPAQSEWDQLHLFYRHWALKESFIKAIGSGLGFNLQRAEFHIAPXRMEEGRVSCETRMHLDEEEDEDWIFEECLLDEHHHVAVALGKPDNGVPNDAGTPREATPHGFTVLSFRELIAEATPLSEEDPAHWESFRRKQEAPLRQSEG